A portion of the Microlunatus phosphovorus NM-1 genome contains these proteins:
- a CDS encoding YobI family P-loop NTPase yields MSRSAQRPEVSSPWNLIPLTPEYLEAEHGGYVAAIEAALADVQIRNIALSGNYGVGKSSILREVARRQDGRVVELSLSTLAPIEASKIDDSVPIQATTPTNRIQQEIVKQLLYREDPSKTPSSRFRRIERFGWRREIGTALVLGLAAAIIFLLTGWTAQIASVFTAPNDIGPWTHLMVWGVAAGAVLVVRSLFYGRLRIKELSAGSATVTLDDSAMSYFDQYLDEIVYFFDVSGRDIVIFEDIDRFNDSHIFETLRALNTLLNASPQVEKRIRFIYAIKDSIFDRIGLEAEGRKVEPDATDDPAQAEAVRANRTKFFDLVIPVVPFITHRSARNLAAQLLGEIEHKVEPELLDLAAQYVPDMRLLKNVRNEFIVFRDRIFSGDGEQLDLSQTELFAMMLYKSTHLTDFEKIRLGTSTLDVIYKVSRELVAENIRRIESERRALRRRLVRINGAATRSTQLGRRLLAHAQRTVQAAGFRTQYATYSIAGAVKSEDDLKGAQFWTDFVSPDGSPVLQWRNDYGQQLSFTRDSLVGALGDPLDAESWSDADSEALTEQIAEKTEDITFLRSADLGDLVRRPEFRVTYEEAARSFESVAEWLLKPGLAYQLVRAGYINRNFTLYTSTFHGDRVSPAAMNFIIHHVERDLMDEHFGLDPDDVDAVVRERGKSALKEPALYNIAVLDRLLATDVDAADIMIRSFVALGESQTRFLQAYLSAGEQRQRFIERFTTVSSRVFQYLVSQAELDDASRLQLVDVALAHLPSAKQRTDAAVSGYLATHYAEFAALTFNETESAQAERIGEIFADACVTVPRLEPLGQQVRSSFVSRNLYEVTQENLALAIGNTESVALDVIRDANETVYDYVLRHVSTYLDATGATSTTVDADEYFVAVIEDVLEHGLDRLGDVVERAAPECRVEDLTAVSERAWPALGEYRRFPATLGNVSGYVTAQGSIDLQLANVLTAAGKITEASGADEESKVTLAVAILAAQDMLPSPVLRADLVASLDPASLLDVGAIAAETGELFALLLKHNLIADNAESYEHLAATDWPTRKAFIRASTTFAGYMTPELVRPDLAALLVDDEIDAAVKHAVVEQAAAYAEVADRRGLNELARFATQHGSRLLPDVVQKLAQGGVPAQQIVLLIEPHLGVMGRDQLFTILSALGDAYAKLTAVGYEKPKIPNTAADRALLERLKREGIVNSYDEREALIKVNKKHK; encoded by the coding sequence ATGAGTCGTAGTGCCCAGCGCCCGGAAGTCAGTAGCCCCTGGAACCTCATTCCTCTGACGCCCGAGTATCTCGAGGCAGAGCATGGCGGCTACGTCGCGGCCATAGAAGCTGCCTTGGCGGACGTGCAGATCCGAAACATTGCGCTCTCCGGCAACTACGGCGTCGGTAAGAGCAGCATTCTTCGGGAAGTCGCGAGGCGGCAGGACGGCCGCGTTGTTGAACTCTCGCTGTCGACGCTCGCGCCGATTGAGGCGTCCAAGATCGATGACTCGGTGCCTATCCAAGCGACGACGCCGACCAACCGCATTCAGCAGGAGATCGTCAAGCAACTACTTTACCGCGAAGACCCGAGCAAGACACCCAGCTCACGGTTCCGACGCATCGAACGCTTCGGCTGGCGACGAGAGATCGGCACCGCGCTTGTGCTGGGGCTCGCCGCTGCGATCATCTTCCTGCTGACCGGTTGGACGGCGCAGATCGCTTCGGTGTTCACAGCGCCGAACGACATCGGCCCTTGGACTCACCTGATGGTCTGGGGTGTGGCAGCGGGCGCCGTCTTGGTGGTGCGCTCGCTGTTCTACGGGAGGCTCCGCATCAAAGAGTTGTCTGCGGGCTCAGCGACGGTCACGCTCGACGATAGCGCGATGTCCTACTTCGACCAGTACCTGGACGAGATCGTCTACTTCTTCGATGTTTCGGGCCGCGACATCGTCATCTTCGAGGACATCGACCGTTTCAACGACTCCCACATCTTCGAGACACTCCGTGCGCTGAACACGCTGCTCAACGCCTCGCCACAGGTCGAGAAGCGGATCCGGTTCATCTACGCGATCAAGGACAGCATTTTCGACCGAATTGGTCTTGAGGCGGAAGGTCGCAAGGTTGAGCCGGACGCGACGGACGATCCCGCGCAGGCCGAGGCGGTGCGCGCCAACCGCACAAAGTTCTTCGACCTCGTCATCCCGGTTGTTCCTTTCATCACGCACCGAAGTGCCCGCAACCTCGCGGCACAGCTACTAGGCGAGATCGAGCACAAGGTCGAGCCAGAGCTGCTCGATCTGGCTGCGCAGTACGTCCCCGACATGCGGCTGCTCAAGAACGTGCGCAACGAGTTCATCGTCTTCCGCGATCGGATCTTCTCCGGCGACGGCGAGCAGCTCGATCTGAGCCAGACCGAACTCTTTGCAATGATGCTCTATAAAAGCACCCACCTGACCGACTTCGAGAAGATCCGGCTCGGCACTAGCACGCTGGATGTCATCTACAAGGTCAGTCGTGAGTTGGTTGCCGAGAACATCAGGCGGATCGAGAGCGAACGGCGTGCGTTGCGTCGGCGGCTCGTGCGAATCAACGGAGCTGCTACTCGCAGCACCCAGCTGGGTCGGCGATTGCTGGCGCACGCGCAAAGGACCGTGCAGGCGGCGGGCTTCCGAACACAGTACGCGACGTACTCGATAGCCGGTGCTGTGAAGTCTGAGGATGATCTCAAGGGAGCGCAGTTCTGGACAGATTTCGTCTCCCCCGATGGAAGTCCAGTGCTCCAGTGGCGCAACGACTACGGTCAGCAGCTGTCGTTCACTCGTGACAGTCTCGTCGGCGCACTTGGCGATCCGCTCGATGCTGAGAGCTGGAGCGATGCGGATAGTGAAGCCTTGACCGAGCAGATCGCCGAGAAGACAGAGGACATCACGTTCCTGCGGAGCGCCGACCTTGGTGACCTCGTCAGACGACCGGAGTTCCGAGTCACCTACGAGGAAGCCGCTCGATCGTTCGAGTCAGTTGCCGAGTGGCTCCTCAAGCCCGGTTTGGCCTACCAGCTTGTTAGAGCTGGGTACATCAACCGGAACTTCACGCTGTATACCTCGACGTTCCACGGCGACCGTGTGAGCCCGGCGGCGATGAACTTCATCATCCATCACGTTGAGCGAGACCTGATGGACGAGCACTTCGGGCTTGACCCAGACGATGTCGACGCCGTTGTCCGCGAGCGAGGAAAGAGCGCGCTGAAGGAACCGGCGCTCTACAACATCGCCGTCCTCGACCGTCTCCTGGCAACCGACGTCGACGCGGCGGACATCATGATCCGTTCCTTCGTGGCCCTCGGGGAAAGTCAGACCCGATTCCTCCAAGCGTATCTCTCTGCCGGTGAGCAGCGTCAGCGGTTCATTGAGCGATTCACAACCGTCTCCTCTCGTGTTTTCCAGTACCTCGTGAGCCAGGCTGAACTGGATGATGCATCGCGGCTGCAGTTGGTCGATGTCGCACTGGCGCACCTTCCGTCGGCTAAGCAGCGAACAGATGCTGCGGTATCTGGCTACTTGGCAACGCACTATGCCGAATTTGCGGCGCTGACGTTCAACGAGACCGAGTCAGCCCAGGCGGAGCGTATTGGTGAGATCTTCGCGGACGCCTGCGTCACTGTGCCTCGCCTGGAGCCGCTCGGCCAACAGGTGCGGTCGTCGTTCGTGTCGCGCAACCTGTACGAGGTCACGCAGGAGAACCTCGCGCTTGCCATCGGCAACACCGAGAGCGTGGCCCTTGACGTCATCCGCGATGCGAATGAGACGGTCTACGACTATGTGCTCAGGCACGTCAGTACCTACCTGGATGCTACAGGGGCCACATCCACAACTGTCGACGCGGACGAGTACTTCGTTGCCGTGATCGAAGATGTGCTCGAGCATGGATTGGATCGTCTCGGCGACGTTGTCGAGCGCGCTGCTCCCGAGTGCCGTGTCGAGGATCTCACCGCTGTGTCGGAGAGGGCGTGGCCGGCATTGGGCGAGTATCGCCGCTTCCCGGCAACTTTAGGCAACGTCAGCGGCTACGTCACCGCCCAGGGGTCGATCGATCTCCAGCTTGCCAATGTGCTCACGGCTGCCGGGAAAATCACCGAAGCCAGCGGTGCTGACGAGGAGTCGAAGGTCACCCTGGCCGTGGCGATTCTGGCGGCTCAGGATATGCTCCCGTCGCCCGTGCTGCGTGCGGACCTGGTCGCAAGTCTCGACCCGGCGAGCCTTCTCGATGTTGGTGCCATTGCGGCCGAGACGGGAGAACTCTTCGCGCTGCTGTTGAAGCACAACCTCATTGCAGACAACGCGGAGTCGTACGAACATCTCGCGGCAACGGACTGGCCAACACGGAAGGCGTTCATCCGGGCGTCGACAACGTTCGCCGGCTATATGACGCCGGAACTGGTGCGGCCAGACCTTGCCGCGCTGCTTGTGGACGACGAGATCGACGCGGCAGTCAAGCACGCGGTTGTCGAGCAGGCCGCGGCGTATGCAGAGGTGGCCGACCGCCGTGGCCTGAACGAGTTGGCGAGGTTCGCCACGCAACATGGGAGTCGGCTCCTGCCTGATGTCGTACAGAAGCTGGCGCAGGGCGGCGTTCCGGCGCAGCAGATCGTCCTGCTCATTGAGCCGCACCTCGGCGTGATGGGCCGTGATCAGCTGTTCACAATCTTGTCCGCGCTCGGCGACGCCTATGCGAAGTTGACCGCGGTCGGATACGAAAAGCCAAAGATTCCGAACACGGCCGCCGACCGGGCGCTTCTTGAACGGCTCAAGCGGGAGGGTATCGTCAACTCCTACGACGAGCGCGAGGCTCTGATTAAGGTCAACAAGAAGCACAAGTGA
- a CDS encoding M48 family metallopeptidase, with protein sequence MYPPVGRVRVAAPHRVDEDAIRLAVVQRLPWIKKQREQLQNAERQTERRMLSGETHYVWGQRLRLDVSRHGRSRVSVAGKTLWLTTPADYDEDQRRAALDHWYRKELKAAVPALLAKWQPIIGEEAAKVVVRHMKTKWGTCHLESRSIWLNPELAKKNPRCLEYIVVHELIHFIERTHNARFIELMNLHMPDWRARRDELNDAPLSSEEWDAGARHES encoded by the coding sequence GTGTACCCGCCGGTCGGACGTGTGCGGGTTGCGGCGCCGCACCGCGTCGACGAGGACGCGATCCGCTTGGCCGTCGTGCAGCGTCTGCCGTGGATCAAGAAGCAACGCGAGCAACTGCAGAACGCCGAGCGCCAGACCGAACGTCGCATGCTCTCGGGCGAGACTCACTACGTGTGGGGCCAGCGCCTGCGTCTGGACGTCTCACGGCATGGAAGATCGAGAGTCAGCGTTGCCGGAAAGACCCTTTGGCTGACAACTCCCGCGGACTACGACGAGGACCAGCGCCGAGCGGCACTCGATCACTGGTACCGCAAAGAGCTCAAGGCCGCTGTCCCGGCGCTGCTGGCCAAGTGGCAGCCGATCATCGGTGAAGAAGCCGCCAAGGTCGTCGTGCGCCACATGAAGACCAAGTGGGGCACCTGCCACCTTGAGTCGCGCTCCATCTGGCTCAACCCCGAACTGGCGAAGAAGAACCCACGCTGTCTCGAGTACATCGTGGTTCACGAACTGATCCACTTCATCGAGCGCACCCACAACGCACGTTTCATCGAACTCATGAATCTGCACATGCCCGACTGGCGGGCGCGTCGGGACGAGCTGAACGATGCGCCACTGTCGAGCGAGGAGTGGGACGCGGGGGCACGGCATGAGTCGTAG